From Streptomyces sp. NBC_00370, a single genomic window includes:
- a CDS encoding PaeR7I family type II restriction endonuclease → MEPIVSSTIDALVERGIDRSWIQTGREASLPASFGLRDTRWDIVVIKDEIPLGAIEFTAQSGPSAANNLANRIHEATSRALAVRTSDHSGGLQPQLGLFIMWEQGRSASVQPRLEAALNQFLDDELYDEVAYTCYSEAGLQEPSEAMSVQRFVDRFSRRLLARAVGPLGEITPNLERYREVIEAARGEKKDYSLERVPKRGGQAEVLRGGAQSVRDRDCFQAETISVDEGGCPDGARDRDRPHPERTPTCHASPRL, encoded by the coding sequence ATGGAGCCCATCGTCAGCTCCACCATCGATGCACTCGTTGAACGCGGCATCGACCGCTCCTGGATTCAGACGGGGCGTGAGGCTTCTCTACCGGCATCCTTCGGCTTGAGGGATACACGGTGGGACATTGTCGTCATCAAGGATGAAATTCCGCTGGGAGCAATCGAGTTCACCGCACAGTCCGGGCCATCAGCCGCAAACAACTTGGCTAACCGGATCCACGAGGCGACCTCACGGGCCCTCGCGGTACGAACCTCTGACCACAGCGGCGGGCTGCAGCCACAGCTCGGGCTGTTCATCATGTGGGAGCAAGGAAGAAGTGCCTCTGTCCAGCCAAGACTTGAAGCGGCGCTGAACCAATTCCTCGACGACGAGCTCTATGACGAGGTTGCCTACACCTGTTACTCCGAGGCGGGACTGCAGGAGCCATCGGAAGCCATGTCGGTGCAACGATTCGTCGACCGGTTCAGCCGTCGACTGCTCGCACGAGCTGTGGGTCCGCTAGGAGAAATTACGCCAAACCTGGAGCGCTACCGAGAAGTCATCGAGGCCGCACGGGGCGAGAAGAAGGACTATTCCCTGGAACGCGTACCAAAGCGGGGCGGGCAAGCAGAAGTGCTCCGGGGGGGTGCACAAAGCGTCAGGGATCGAGATTGCTTTCAAGCGGAGACTATCTCAGTGGACGAAGGCGGGTGCCCGGATGGGGCGCGAGATCGAGATCGCCCGCATCCTGAGCGCACACCCACATGTCATGCCAGTCCTCGACTTTGA